A window from Acidimicrobiales bacterium encodes these proteins:
- a CDS encoding AbrB/MazE/SpoVT family DNA-binding domain-containing protein: MTNVQEFLVSSSGQMSLPAAVRHRWGLDQGGPVDVVDLGFAVLTIPRGGARRLLADLLSREEHERFVRALDGDPDLSTT; encoded by the coding sequence ATGACGAACGTCCAGGAGTTCCTCGTGTCCTCCTCGGGACAGATGTCCCTTCCCGCCGCGGTCCGCCACCGCTGGGGCCTCGACCAAGGTGGGCCCGTCGACGTCGTGGACCTCGGCTTCGCGGTGCTCACCATTCCCCGCGGCGGCGCGCGCCGGCTGCTCGCCGACCTGCTCTCGCGCGAGGAGCACGAACGCTTCGTCCGGGCGCTCGACGGTGACCCCGATCTGTCAACGACGTGA
- a CDS encoding tyrosine-type recombinase/integrase → MPNAMTRTAVPGIYRRGSSYTYVVSLGRDPKTGRRRQRWVGGFRTIAEARAARAAEASAPQKNGSELRGEPTLSSFVEESWLPAQAVRVRPGTLNLYRINWERVKPRLGAVPLRAIEPLALQALYGELLERGGRGGRPLGGRSVQIVHAFVHRCLGDAVRRGMLEKNPASLADRPSARRPEIRAWSPEQIGRFLEFTNTHRLAPLWRLVAMTGLRRGEALGLYWSDVDLDQARIAVRRSLVLVGNRPVLGEPKSVRGRRTIDLDPETTAQLRRWRGRVLSELGPASLGGEDGAAPVFVGAEGAALHPANVSRTFAGLVAGTGLPTIGLHGLRHSHATAMLASGISPKIAQERLGHFSVTLTLDTYSHALPGMQREAAVTVASLVDRSTKLAKSNHTW, encoded by the coding sequence GTGCCGAACGCCATGACTCGCACCGCCGTGCCCGGCATCTACCGCCGCGGCTCCAGCTACACCTACGTCGTCTCGCTCGGGCGTGACCCGAAGACGGGCAGGCGACGCCAGCGCTGGGTGGGCGGATTCCGCACCATCGCCGAGGCGCGAGCGGCGCGCGCCGCGGAGGCGTCCGCCCCGCAAAAGAACGGCTCCGAGCTTCGCGGCGAGCCGACGCTCAGCTCGTTCGTCGAGGAGAGCTGGCTTCCGGCACAGGCCGTGCGCGTCCGTCCGGGGACCCTCAACCTCTACCGCATCAACTGGGAGCGGGTGAAGCCGCGCCTCGGAGCGGTCCCGCTCCGAGCTATCGAGCCGCTGGCGTTGCAGGCGCTGTACGGCGAGCTGCTCGAGCGCGGCGGCCGGGGTGGCCGGCCGCTCGGCGGCCGCTCGGTGCAGATCGTGCACGCCTTCGTTCACCGCTGTCTCGGCGACGCCGTTCGCCGGGGCATGCTCGAGAAGAACCCGGCCTCCCTCGCCGACCGGCCGAGCGCGCGCCGGCCGGAGATCCGTGCCTGGAGCCCCGAGCAGATCGGTCGCTTCCTCGAGTTCACGAACACCCACCGGCTTGCTCCGCTCTGGCGGCTGGTCGCGATGACCGGGCTGCGCCGAGGCGAAGCGCTCGGCCTGTACTGGTCCGACGTCGACCTCGACCAGGCAAGGATCGCCGTGCGGCGCTCCCTCGTGCTCGTCGGGAACCGACCGGTGCTCGGCGAGCCGAAGTCCGTCCGGGGACGGCGGACGATCGACCTCGATCCCGAGACGACCGCCCAGCTCCGGCGGTGGCGGGGCCGCGTGCTCTCCGAGCTCGGCCCCGCGTCGCTCGGCGGCGAGGACGGCGCGGCACCGGTCTTCGTTGGCGCCGAGGGTGCTGCGCTGCACCCCGCAAACGTCAGCCGCACGTTCGCCGGACTGGTGGCCGGCACGGGGCTGCCGACGATCGGCCTGCACGGGCTGCGGCACAGCCATGCGACCGCGATGCTGGCGTCAGGGATCTCGCCGAAGATCGCGCAGGAGCGCCTCGGCCACTTCTCGGTGACGCTGACGCTCGACACCTACTCGCACGCGCTGCCGGGGATGCAGCGCGAGGCGGCGGTCACCGTGGCCTCGCTCGTCGATCGCTCGACAAAGCTCGCGAAGTCCAACCACACTTGGTAA